The window TCGCTTTTTATGCCAGCGCCGGTGTCGACGAGGCGCTGGAAGAGGCGCCGGTGAACCGCTTCGCCGAGGCAGCGCCCAAGCCGGCCGCGCGCCCGCCGGCACCGGCCTCAGCGCCGCGCCAAAGCAGTCCTCAGGACCGATTGGCATCCGAGCAACGTCTGACGCCGGAGCGGCCGGCGGCTGGATTCGACGCGAGCCGAGTTCCGGATGCGCCGGCTCGCCTGATGCCGGCCACCGCCGCGGTGCCCGATGAGGCGCAGGCGGCCCTGGCGCGGCAATTGGCGTCGAGCGCGGCGACGCTGGACGAGCTTCGCCAGCACATGGCGGCCTTCGACGGATGCAACCTCAAATTCACCGCCAAGAACCTGGTTTTTGCCGACGGCAACCCGGAAGCCGACCTGATGCTGGTCGGTGAAGCCCCGGGCCGCGACGAGGACCTCGAAGGCCTGCCCTTCGTCGGCCGCTCCGGCCGGCTGCTCGACCGCATGCTGGCGGCGATCGGGCTCGACCGCAATTCGGCTTATATCGCCAACGTCATCCCGTGGCGGCCGCCGGGCAACCGCACGCCGACGCCGCACGAGACCGAGATCTGCCGCCCGTTCATCGAAAGGCAGATCGAACTGGTCAATCCGAAGGTGCTGGTCAATCTCGGCGGCCCGTCGGCAAAAACCTTGCTCAACACCAGCGAGGGCATCCTCAGGCTGCGCGGCAACTGGCGCGTCCACACGACGGCGTCGGGCATCGCCATTCCAGCGATGCCGACGCTGCACCCGGCCTATCTCCTGCGCACACCGGCGCACAAGAAGCTCGCCTGGCGGGACTTTCTCGAGGTGAAGGCGAAGCTGGGGAGTTTGGCGACTAGCTGATTTCGCCCCTCGAGGGGGAGATGGCCGAGAAGCGGCCAGAGGGGCGCGGTTCGACTGGGCTCGACCCCTTGTCGCAGACGAAAGAGGTTGGCGCTCCGCGCGAGGCGACCCCCACT is drawn from Mesorhizobium sp. B1-1-8 and contains these coding sequences:
- a CDS encoding uracil-DNA glycosylase encodes the protein MTAASPNTSADIAELLAFYASAGVDEALEEAPVNRFAEAAPKPAARPPAPASAPRQSSPQDRLASEQRLTPERPAAGFDASRVPDAPARLMPATAAVPDEAQAALARQLASSAATLDELRQHMAAFDGCNLKFTAKNLVFADGNPEADLMLVGEAPGRDEDLEGLPFVGRSGRLLDRMLAAIGLDRNSAYIANVIPWRPPGNRTPTPHETEICRPFIERQIELVNPKVLVNLGGPSAKTLLNTSEGILRLRGNWRVHTTASGIAIPAMPTLHPAYLLRTPAHKKLAWRDFLEVKAKLGSLATS